Proteins from a genomic interval of Pseudomonas silesiensis:
- the thiE gene encoding thiamine phosphate synthase has protein sequence MKLRGLYAITDSQLLAGKFLSYVEAALEGGVTLLQYRDKSSDEARRLREAQALRDLCERYKTRLIINDDAELAARLNVGVHLGQTDGPLTPARALLGRQAIIGSTCHGQLELAEQAAKEGASYVAFGRFFNSNTKPGAPTCSLELLDQARSKLHLPICAIGGITLENAAPLVAHGVDLLAVVHGLFGAESTAEVTRRARAFNELFKS, from the coding sequence ATGAAACTACGTGGCCTTTACGCCATCACCGACAGCCAGTTGCTGGCAGGTAAATTTCTGTCGTACGTGGAGGCGGCGCTGGAAGGCGGCGTCACCCTGCTGCAATACCGCGACAAAAGCAGCGACGAGGCCCGCCGCCTGCGTGAGGCCCAAGCCCTGCGCGATCTGTGCGAACGCTACAAGACCCGGCTGATCATCAATGACGACGCCGAACTGGCCGCACGCCTGAACGTCGGCGTGCACCTGGGCCAGACCGACGGGCCGCTGACCCCGGCCCGCGCACTGCTCGGTCGCCAGGCGATCATCGGTTCGACCTGCCATGGGCAACTCGAGCTCGCCGAGCAGGCAGCGAAGGAAGGCGCCAGTTACGTCGCCTTCGGTCGCTTCTTCAACTCCAACACCAAACCCGGCGCACCGACCTGCAGCCTCGAACTGCTCGACCAGGCCCGCAGCAAACTGCACCTGCCGATCTGCGCGATTGGCGGCATCACCCTGGAAAACGCCGCGCCACTGGTGGCCCACGGGGTCGATCTGCTGGCGGTGGTCCATGGCCTGTTTGGCGCCGAGAGCACGGCTGAAGTCACCCGCCGCGCCCGCGCCTTTAACGAATTGTTCAAATCCTGA
- a CDS encoding hydroxymethylpyrimidine/phosphomethylpyrimidine kinase — MNIYSSRPVVLCLSGHDPSGGAGLQADIEALLAQGCHAAPAVTALTVQDTVNVTDFRVLDREWVLAQANAVLNDCEVAAVKLGMLGSLEMVDTVVELLQAHPHLPMVCDPVLRAGGGGRLGKDEVGYAMRERLLPLAIIATPNLPEARILAELPEGTADQCAEKLLPYVKHLLITGGHGDEDEIHNRLYSRDGRSETFTCQRLPGSYHGSGCTLASALAGRLALGENLASAVETALDYTWRTLRDAEQLGKGQFVPRRLPLDFCS; from the coding sequence ATGAATATCTACAGCTCTCGCCCCGTTGTCCTCTGTCTCTCCGGCCACGACCCAAGTGGTGGCGCCGGCTTGCAGGCAGATATCGAAGCCCTGCTCGCCCAGGGTTGTCATGCGGCCCCGGCCGTCACCGCCCTGACCGTGCAAGACACGGTCAACGTGACGGACTTCCGCGTCCTCGACCGTGAGTGGGTGTTGGCCCAGGCCAATGCCGTGCTCAACGATTGCGAAGTCGCGGCAGTCAAACTGGGCATGCTCGGTTCCCTGGAAATGGTCGACACCGTGGTCGAACTGCTGCAGGCGCATCCGCATTTGCCGATGGTCTGCGACCCGGTGCTGCGCGCCGGTGGCGGCGGACGACTGGGCAAGGATGAAGTCGGTTACGCCATGCGCGAACGCCTGCTGCCGCTGGCTATCATTGCTACTCCCAACCTTCCCGAAGCGCGCATTCTCGCCGAACTGCCCGAAGGCACCGCGGACCAGTGCGCGGAAAAACTCCTGCCGTACGTCAAGCACCTGCTGATCACCGGCGGTCATGGCGATGAAGACGAAATCCACAATCGCCTGTACAGCCGTGATGGCCGCAGCGAAACCTTTACCTGCCAGCGCCTGCCCGGCAGTTATCACGGTTCCGGCTGCACCCTGGCCAGCGCCCTGGCCGGTCGCCTGGCCCTGGGTGAAAACCTCGCCAGCGCCGTGGAAACCGCGCTTGACTACACTTGGCGTACCCTGCGTGACGCGGAGCAACTGGGCAAAGGCCAGTTCGTCCCGCGCCGCCTGCCGCTGGATTTCTGTTCGTAA